One genomic segment of Caldimonas brevitalea includes these proteins:
- a CDS encoding acyl-CoA dehydrogenase — protein sequence MAQPSFQWDDPLLIDQQLTEDERMVRDAARAYCQDRLMPRVLESFRHEKTDPAIFREMGELGLLGPTIPTEYGGAGLNYVSYGLIAREVERVDSGYRSMMSVQSSLVMVPINEFGSEEQKRKYLPKLASGEWIGCFGLTEPNHGSDPGSMETRARSADGGFRLTGSKMWITNSPIADVFVVWAKNDAGRIRGYILEKGMQGLSAPAIHGKVGLRTSITGEIVMDNVFVPAENELPNVEGLKGPFTCLNSARYGIAWGALGAAEFCWHAARQYTLDRKQFGRPLAANQLIQKKLADMQTEITLGLQGCLRLGRMKDEGTAAPEITSMMKRNSCGKALDIARVARDMHGGNGISDEYGVIRHVVNLEVVNTYEGTHDVHALILGRAQTGIQAFSA from the coding sequence ATGGCCCAGCCCAGCTTCCAGTGGGACGACCCGCTGCTGATCGACCAGCAACTGACCGAGGACGAGCGTATGGTGCGCGACGCCGCTCGCGCCTACTGCCAAGACCGGCTGATGCCCCGGGTGCTGGAGAGCTTCCGCCACGAGAAGACCGACCCGGCCATCTTCCGTGAAATGGGCGAGCTGGGCCTGCTGGGCCCGACCATCCCGACCGAATATGGCGGCGCCGGCCTCAACTACGTCAGCTACGGCCTGATCGCCCGCGAAGTCGAACGTGTCGACTCCGGCTACCGCTCGATGATGAGCGTGCAGTCGTCGCTGGTGATGGTGCCGATCAACGAGTTCGGCTCCGAAGAACAGAAACGCAAATACCTGCCCAAGCTCGCCAGCGGCGAGTGGATCGGCTGCTTCGGCCTGACCGAACCCAACCATGGCTCCGACCCCGGCAGCATGGAAACCCGCGCCCGCAGCGCCGACGGCGGCTTCCGCCTGACCGGCAGCAAGATGTGGATCACCAACAGCCCGATCGCCGACGTGTTCGTGGTCTGGGCCAAGAACGACGCCGGCCGCATCCGCGGCTACATCCTCGAAAAGGGCATGCAGGGCCTGTCGGCGCCGGCCATCCACGGCAAGGTCGGCCTGCGCACCTCGATCACCGGCGAGATCGTGATGGACAACGTGTTCGTCCCGGCCGAAAACGAGCTGCCCAACGTCGAAGGCCTCAAGGGCCCGTTCACCTGTTTGAACAGCGCGCGCTACGGCATCGCCTGGGGCGCCTTGGGCGCCGCCGAGTTCTGCTGGCACGCCGCCCGTCAGTACACGCTCGACCGCAAGCAGTTCGGCCGCCCGCTCGCGGCCAACCAACTGATCCAGAAGAAGCTGGCCGACATGCAGACCGAGATCACGCTGGGCCTGCAAGGTTGCTTGCGGCTCGGCCGCATGAAGGACGAAGGCACGGCGGCGCCCGAGATCACCTCGATGATGAAGCGCAATTCCTGCGGCAAGGCGCTCGATATCGCGCGCGTCGCGCGTGATATGCACGGCGGCAACGGCATCAGCGACGAATACGGCGTGATCCGCCACGTGGTGAACCTCGAGGTGGTCAACACCTACGAAGGCACCCACGACGTGCACGCGCTGATCCTCGGCCGCGCGCAGACCGGCATCCAGGCCTTCAGCGCTTGA
- a CDS encoding CaiB/BaiF CoA transferase family protein, protein MTHRALGHLRVLDLSRVLAGPWCGQILGDLGADVIKVERPGEGDDTRHWGPPFLRDAEGKVTEQASYYTCANRNKRSVSIDLARPEGQALVRELALKCDVLIENFKVGGLARYGLDYASLQQLNPRLIYCSITGFGQTGPYAQRAGYDLLIQASSGMMSITGRPDEVPGGGPMRVGVAVTDLFTGVYAATAILAAVEARHQTGRGQHIDMALLDVGMAMLANQASAYLNAGTVPQRQGNSHPSIVPYQDFPTRDGSMLLAVGNDGQFRRFCEAAGVPAWASDPRFATNTDRVAHRDELVARIAEITRTRTTTEWVTLLEDRAVPCGPINDIGQAFDDPQVVARGLRTELPHTRFGSIAGVASPLRLSDTPPQLRHAPPDLGQHTDEVLRELLDYPAERIAALRTDGVI, encoded by the coding sequence ATGACCCATCGTGCGTTGGGGCATCTGCGCGTGCTCGATCTGTCGCGTGTGCTGGCCGGCCCCTGGTGTGGCCAGATCCTGGGCGACCTGGGGGCCGACGTGATCAAGGTGGAGCGGCCCGGCGAGGGCGACGACACGCGCCACTGGGGCCCCCCCTTCCTGCGCGACGCGGAAGGCAAGGTAACCGAACAGGCCAGCTACTACACCTGCGCCAACCGCAACAAGCGCTCGGTCAGCATCGACCTCGCCCGCCCGGAGGGCCAGGCGCTGGTGCGCGAGTTGGCGCTCAAGTGCGATGTGCTGATCGAGAACTTCAAGGTCGGCGGCCTGGCGCGCTACGGGCTGGACTACGCCAGCCTCCAGCAGCTCAACCCGCGGCTGATCTACTGCTCCATCACCGGTTTCGGCCAGACCGGGCCCTATGCGCAGCGGGCCGGCTACGACCTGTTGATCCAGGCGTCGAGCGGCATGATGAGCATCACCGGCCGGCCCGACGAGGTGCCGGGCGGCGGGCCGATGCGGGTCGGCGTGGCCGTCACCGATTTGTTCACCGGCGTCTATGCCGCCACCGCCATCCTGGCGGCCGTCGAAGCCCGCCACCAGACCGGCCGGGGCCAGCACATCGACATGGCGCTGCTCGACGTCGGCATGGCCATGCTGGCCAACCAGGCCTCGGCCTACCTGAATGCCGGCACCGTGCCGCAACGGCAAGGCAACAGCCACCCGAGCATCGTGCCCTATCAGGACTTCCCGACCCGCGACGGCAGCATGCTGCTGGCGGTCGGCAACGACGGGCAGTTCCGGCGCTTCTGCGAAGCGGCCGGCGTCCCGGCCTGGGCCTCGGACCCCCGCTTTGCCACCAACACCGACCGGGTGGCGCACCGAGACGAACTGGTGGCCCGCATCGCCGAGATCACCCGCACGCGCACGACCACCGAATGGGTCACGCTGCTCGAAGACCGCGCCGTGCCCTGCGGCCCGATCAACGACATCGGCCAGGCCTTCGACGACCCGCAGGTGGTCGCCCGCGGGCTGCGCACCGAGCTGCCGCACACGCGCTTCGGCAGCATCGCCGGCGTGGCGAGCCCGTTGCGCCTGTCCGACACGCCGCCGCAACTGCGCCATGCGCCGCCGGACCTGGGCCAGCACACCGACGAGGTGCTGCGCGAGCTGCTGGACTACCCGGCCGAACGTATCGCGGCGTTGCGCACGGATGGCGTGATCTAA